From the Verrucomicrobiota bacterium genome, one window contains:
- a CDS encoding VOC family protein, translating to MLVEKLKYTLWAADRERARDFYCGLFGGQVVRENSAVTEIEIAGSTLSLHGGGEGKRTWTGLTFQIADVVAGAARVRAAGGHCPREPQPENGQPPHLYQPPEFTGRMEGRRCGEEALKRGEGRAGVFRASPASLLGYGACTAPSSRLGLARNPLGHSTSQFCSLVLAMCIDTEGNDFMLSRQRDKKSSASP from the coding sequence TTGCTCGTCGAGAAACTGAAATACACCCTGTGGGCTGCCGACAGAGAACGGGCCCGCGATTTCTATTGCGGCCTCTTTGGGGGTCAGGTCGTGCGAGAGAACTCGGCGGTCACGGAGATCGAGATCGCGGGCAGCACTCTCAGCCTTCATGGCGGTGGAGAGGGCAAGCGCACTTGGACGGGGCTGACTTTCCAGATCGCTGATGTGGTGGCAGGCGCGGCCCGGGTGCGGGCGGCTGGCGGTCACTGCCCCCGAGAGCCGCAGCCAGAGAACGGCCAGCCTCCCCACTTATACCAACCTCCAGAATTCACAGGTAGAATGGAGGGGAGGAGGTGTGGGGAAGAGGCGCTGAAGCGCGGGGAAGGGAGAGCCGGAGTCTTTCGAGCCAGCCCTGCGTCGCTCCTCGGTTACGGTGCCTGCACCGCGCCCTCGTCGCGCCTTGGTCTGGCCCGAAATCCACTCGGCCATTCTACCAGCCAATTCTGCAGCTTGGTATTAGCCATGTGCATCGATACCGAAGGCAATGACTTCATGCTCAGCCGCCAGCGAGATAAAAAAAGCAGCGCCTCCCCTTAA
- a CDS encoding RNA-binding protein, translating into MKMYVGNLPFQTTQDELEDAFGEYGEVTDVHMPTDRDTGRPRGFAFVTMDSKQAMEAAIEGLDGQDFGGRNLRVNEARPKEDRGGGGGRGGYRR; encoded by the coding sequence ATGAAAATGTATGTAGGAAACCTGCCGTTTCAAACGACGCAGGACGAATTGGAAGACGCCTTTGGCGAGTATGGGGAAGTGACAGATGTGCACATGCCCACTGATCGGGACACCGGCCGGCCTCGCGGTTTCGCCTTTGTCACCATGGACTCCAAACAAGCCATGGAAGCGGCCATCGAAGGTCTCGACGGGCAAGACTTTGGCGGCCGCAATCTGCGAGTGAATGAAGCCCGCCCGAAAGAAGACCGTGGTGGAGGCGGAGGACGCGGCGGCTACCGTCGCTAA
- a CDS encoding fatty acid desaturase, with amino-acid sequence MDSSLSSAPSPQSVTKWKSIVREFQIPHLGRAVWQLINSVGAYAALWAVMYFTHTVSWWLTVPLAILAGAILVRVFIIFHDCTHGSFFKSKRANDFWGFITGMLTFTPYHHWRWEHNLHHASAGDLDRRGVGDIWTMTVEEYLKASPKLRFLYRFSRNPFVLLLLSPLFLFFIMHRIPLAKSKPREKRSVWLMNLAIAAMCGTLIFFFGFWPWLILQVLTMGVAGGAGIWLFYVQHQFEDVYWERGEEWDYTAAAMEGSSFYKLPKVLQWFSGNIGYHHIHHLSPRIPNYNLERCHNSDSMFQDIKPLTIPGSLKALHYRLWDEKGKRLISFGQLRQMLQRKDRGGYGRLGLQA; translated from the coding sequence ATGGATTCTTCTCTTTCCTCCGCCCCTTCCCCTCAATCGGTGACCAAATGGAAGTCGATTGTGAGGGAGTTTCAGATTCCCCATCTGGGGCGGGCGGTTTGGCAACTAATCAATAGCGTGGGAGCCTACGCCGCCCTCTGGGCGGTCATGTATTTCACCCATACTGTATCGTGGTGGCTGACGGTTCCGCTCGCCATTTTGGCGGGTGCCATTCTGGTGCGCGTCTTTATCATTTTTCACGACTGCACCCACGGCTCCTTCTTCAAATCCAAGCGGGCCAACGACTTCTGGGGCTTCATCACCGGGATGCTGACCTTCACGCCCTACCACCATTGGCGTTGGGAGCACAATCTCCACCATGCCTCCGCCGGGGACTTGGACCGTCGCGGAGTCGGGGACATCTGGACTATGACGGTCGAGGAATATCTGAAAGCCTCTCCCAAGCTGCGTTTTCTTTACCGCTTTTCCCGGAACCCCTTCGTCCTCCTGCTGCTCTCGCCGCTCTTTCTCTTTTTCATCATGCACCGCATTCCTTTAGCCAAGTCCAAGCCCCGCGAAAAGCGCTCTGTCTGGCTCATGAATTTGGCCATCGCCGCCATGTGCGGCACCCTCATTTTCTTCTTTGGCTTCTGGCCTTGGCTGATCTTGCAGGTGCTCACGATGGGAGTGGCTGGGGGAGCCGGGATCTGGCTCTTCTATGTCCAGCACCAGTTTGAGGATGTCTATTGGGAGCGTGGCGAGGAGTGGGACTACACGGCGGCGGCCATGGAGGGGAGTTCCTTCTACAAGCTGCCGAAAGTGCTCCAGTGGTTTTCGGGGAATATCGGGTATCACCACATCCACCACCTCAGTCCTCGAATTCCCAACTACAATTTGGAGCGCTGTCACAACTCGGACTCGATGTTCCAAGACATCAAGCCCTTGACGATTCCGGGCAGTCTCAAGGCGCTCCACTACCGACTCTGGGATGAGAAGGGCAAGCGTCTCATCAGCTTTGGCCAATTGCGTCAGATGTTGCAGCGGAAGGACCGCGGCGGCTATGGCAGGCTGGGCTTGCAGGCCTAG
- a CDS encoding NUDIX hydrolase, protein MAQKESKTRQPSLELDLFQEGLEPGWRRLRSETVFDHRYLRLEEIEYATPAHPEGGVHWIVARRKSAIALAPELADGRFLLIRQERMPVELTLWEFPAGQIDEVAQKEDPAVIRATAAKELEEETGYQLGAEGRLEPLGYFFSSQGFTDEHVYLFHATGLKKLENVTLGAESEMIHEAKAFTWAEIGQLIARNEIRDGNSLALYARMAARRAI, encoded by the coding sequence ATGGCCCAGAAGGAATCAAAGACCCGCCAACCCAGCCTCGAATTGGACCTTTTCCAAGAGGGCCTGGAACCCGGATGGCGCCGCCTCCGGAGCGAAACCGTCTTCGATCACCGCTACCTCCGCTTGGAAGAGATCGAGTATGCCACGCCAGCCCATCCCGAAGGCGGGGTGCACTGGATCGTGGCGCGACGCAAATCTGCCATCGCCCTGGCCCCAGAACTGGCGGACGGTCGCTTTCTCCTCATCCGCCAAGAGCGCATGCCCGTGGAACTCACCCTCTGGGAATTCCCCGCCGGGCAGATCGACGAGGTCGCCCAAAAAGAAGATCCTGCCGTCATCCGCGCCACCGCCGCGAAAGAACTGGAAGAGGAAACCGGCTACCAGCTCGGCGCGGAGGGACGGCTTGAGCCGCTTGGCTACTTCTTCAGTTCCCAAGGCTTCACCGACGAGCACGTCTACCTCTTCCACGCGACCGGACTCAAAAAGCTCGAAAACGTCACCCTCGGGGCCGAGAGCGAAATGATCCACGAGGCCAAAGCCTTCACTTGGGCAGAAATCGGCCAGCTGATTGCGCGGAACGAGATTCGCGATGGCAATAGCCTGGCTCTCTACGCCCGCATGGCGGCTCGTCGGGCCATCTAA